TCGTTAAGATTCTAACAGCTATCCATGTTCAGCTTTATGATAAGTATGAGGCATTTGTAACATCACCAGAGAAAGATGAGCTTGTTGCAAAGCTTCAGGAAGTTGAGGATTGGCTCTATGAAGATGGTGAAGATGAAACTAAAGGTGTATATGTTGCTAAACTCGAGGAACTTCAAAAGGTAAAACATTTGCGTTTGACCTTGTAGATCGAGTGTAAACAATCTGATGGCATTTTTTGCAATGCAGCAAGGTAATCCGATAGAGGAGCGGTACAGGGAGTGGACAGACAGAGGTCCAGCAGTTGATCAACTTGCTTATTGCATCAATAGTTTCAGAGCAGCAGCTTTGTCGAACGATCCCAAGTTTGACCACATTGATCTAGCAGAGAAGCAGAAGGTAACCTTTTTCTCACTGCTACACTTCCTACTTCCGATGTTCAATTTGAAAAAGGAGTTGATAAAGTAATGCTGATGCATGTTCTGCAGGTGGTTAGTGAGTGTGGCGAAGCAGAAGCATGGCTGCGGGAGAAACAGCAGCAGCAGAATGCCTTGCCCAAACATGCCAATCCTATTCTTCTCTCCGCCGATATCAAAAGAAAGGCAGAGTCTTTGGACAGGTAAAATCTGACTATTTAAATAGGAATTAGATCCGGTTTTGGGATGTTAACTCAGCTACTCCAATACAGTCTCACTATCGTGCAACAATTTTTTAATTTGTTGGATTTACAAATGATTGACAGGTTTTGCAAGCCGATAATGACAAAGCCACGGCCTGCTCCACCAAAACCTCAGACCCCTCCGACTCCAACACAGGGCGAGCAATCTCAAACCTCTGAGCCACACAACGAAGGAGAGGATGAGGATGCATCGGCGGAGCCCATGTCTGATGACGGTAGTCAAGAACCCCTGGCAGCGGCTGCTGAGCCAATGGACACTGACAAGGCAGAGAATGCCCCGCCAGCCTAGAAACATCGAACTTATGAGTCTTAATAGCGGAGATGATGTGTTGATGTTTCTGGAGATTTATAGTATTTGTATCTCTCCTAGAACTTAGCAGTGTAATCATAAATTAGTTCCATGTGATCTGAACTCCCAGGTACGATAGTTCATGAGGTTTTAGTCATCATGCTCTACAATCAAATTTATAGAATTTGTTTTACATTTTTTTAGCATCTCTTGTTCATGTTTTCTCCAAATTATATTCATACTTCTGAAATCAACATTCTGTCTTTCGTGCAACTTTCTCACAAGGAAAACACTTGGCATCCAAATAAAAGTTTTTTCGACACTTTATATTTTACTGTAACTTTCTTACAATGAGACATCTGAGATCCGATTGAGGTTTATTCTACTTTCTTATAGTGCAACTTTCTTAAATCGAAAGTTGTCTTTAACTGGTATGAACTATTTTGACATGGAGAAAGATAATGAAGCATACGAAGAAAATATTATTTGTGTTGATCATGATTTTAAATCTGGTATCACGCCTGTTAACAGATGTTAGAAAAAGTAATTTTACTGAAAATTTGTACAAGATATTTAAACTACTGCTTCAGTCTAATAATAATTAGAATTTACTTCGTCTTCTCTTAAGTTGCTTCAAAATCATTTGGTCTGCCGTTTTTGCCACATTTAGGTGGCATTTGTTTCTTTATTAAGAATCGAAAATGAGAATGGAAattatagtattatggaatgagtaTAGTATGATGAAAGTGGATGAGAAAAGAGAAAATAATAAGAAagtaaaattgaataaatatattaaaaatattcccgtctaaaatttaattcttattttcatTCTCATTTCTATCAAAATTGAATAAAACTGAATGAAGGAGACAAATTTCATCAATACTAATTTTAGActtcattctaaaattttaacTTCATTTCTATCAATTAAATACAATATTTAGGAATAAATCTATTCACTCATTCCTAATTTCCTAAACTAAATGCCATCTTAATGTCATTTGTTCAAATTACTTCTCCGTTGACAATCCTTTGAATAACATTCATATGACACACAAACCTACAACACTTTCCAACAATTTAATAACTTCTCTATTATTGGATAAGAAAATAAAAGTCATAAAAGACaagaatattaaaataaataaataagaaataaaaaaattatataaaaaaaataacgaTTACATCTATTAAGcaaaattaattatgtttaagATAGTTCAAATATGTActaaaaaattatgataatatGTATATTACACCaggaaaacaataaaataaaataaaatttatttaaatataaataataatataatagaaaATAGTCATTGCAAGATCTATATAATCGATCCCatctggaaaaaaaaaaactcagttGTTATTGTTCAACATATGCTACACGAGTCTTTTCCTAAATATCCTTGAGATTCTGAAGAGAAGCATAGTTTGCATTTATGTGTTTATCCTACACAAATTCAGCAGAGACTTTTGCATGTTCAGATCCCAATTATGCAAATTGATTCATGCACAGCAGTCGCAAACAAAAAAAGGGTGCTCAAAAAGAGATTCATAACAGATACAACATAGCGAGCAAGCAAGAGATTGGCTTCAGAAACAACCTCAGAGAATAAATATGCAATGAAGATGTTATAGTTATTGCAAAACTCAAAGGCCATTGTCAAAATTGTTTTCTCTTGCTCCTAAACACCTTGTCCTTCTTCGCATAAACATAAGAGAAACCGAGAAGGAACACACCAAACAGAGAGAGTGATACCCATGGGAATGGTGGATCCTTGAAACACACAAGGGAAGCCTCCAGCTTTTGTGATGCCTCATAAACTAGTGTGTGTATAGCGTATAGATCGTGATCGGAAGACCGCACGAAGTACATGGCTTTCTCGAAATCAAACTGGGAGATAGCAGAAACAACCTTTTCCAACTTGTACTTGAGCAAATTCCACCTCTGAACAAACGCTACATGCTTATTATCCTTGAGAAGCTTCCTATCTCCACCATGTGCAGCCATGGATTGCAATACATCGATGGCACTTGTGATCGTGTAATTCAATGCGGTGAGAAGAACATTTCTCCGCGCTGCGTCTCTCTGAGCAAACGACAGCGATAGAGAGTCCGAAAAGGGCCCAAATGGAGTTTGGCCAACACTCCAAGTGTAGTCGACCATGGTGGTGTTGTGCTGTGAGCTCCATGACTGGTGGGTAGGCGAAACTCCCCACATACTCTGAAGCACAGAACCGATGACCGAACGGTCTAGGTTACGCGTCTGGGTAATCACATGCCGGCCGTTGCAGCTGTAGTCGCTCACTGTTTGTGAGCTCTTGGTCCTCACAGCAATGACCATGTTTCTAAATGCAACCGACTGGTGGTACCGATCGAGCAAAAGGAGCTTATCGTAATCCAAATCGAAAACATATACTGGAAGGACCTTGCCATAATCTTCCTCTGGGATTTGCACAGCACGGTGCAGTTCTTCCACTGAGTCTGAAAGTATCTGATGCAGGCGTTTTGAGTCCAGATACTCGCTCACAATGAGGGTGTAATTTTCAAACAGGAAGCGCGAAGTGTATGAACTCATTGATCGGCTGATTGCAAAAGAGCAAATTGGGCAATCTGAGAATCTTACACTGTATGATTTGAACTCCAAAGATTGTTCCTTGTATGCGAGTTCACTTTCTTTCAGCGTCTGTTGAATGAGGCTCCAGTCGAGGCCATCCTTGACTGGATCAGCTCCATGAACATGGATGAATTGGATCAGGAGGGAATTCTCGTAGAAGACTGGAATTCTCAGAGAAGGAACTAGCAGAGCTTTGTATGCGCTGAGGACCAGAGAGG
This genomic stretch from Zingiber officinale cultivar Zhangliang chromosome 7A, Zo_v1.1, whole genome shotgun sequence harbors:
- the LOC122002968 gene encoding uncharacterized protein LOC122002968: MYEAQVSISLFLVLASITAAPVAGAAATALGLDTFLASEYRRDPSASADSFAALPASLKRSIAATLPPSDHAALVSDLLSYRIPVPVYVKLVGSFSSAAPDLLRSFAAAAVASDRYNVIGASPHHLAVGHTLHLDPSQSTLGSKISDAIRSQIESSTLPLYRSAFLSVPYSTVDQIIEQDFQKENSNSAPGFYIYLLNLGTQSKPYAYSVDSRDSSIAFTKCLGTLWTGKERYVWIDLAAGPVDYGPAISGEGVISRSEFHPLASGHGRPKSERNLLSDLSSLVLSAYKALLVPSLRIPVFYENSLLIQFIHVHGADPVKDGLDWSLIQQTLKESELAYKEQSLEFKSYSVRFSDCPICSFAISRSMSSYTSRFLFENYTLIVSEYLDSKRLHQILSDSVEELHRAVQIPEEDYGKVLPVYVFDLDYDKLLLLDRYHQSVAFRNMVIAVRTKSSQTVSDYSCNGRHVITQTRNLDRSVIGSVLQSMWGVSPTHQSWSSQHNTTMVDYTWSVGQTPFGPFSDSLSLSFAQRDAARRNVLLTALNYTITSAIDVLQSMAAHGGDRKLLKDNKHVAFVQRWNLLKYKLEKVVSAISQFDFEKAMYFVRSSDHDLYAIHTLVYEASQKLEASLVCFKDPPFPWVSLSLFGVFLLGFSYVYAKKDKVFRSKRKQF